A region of the Longimicrobiaceae bacterium genome:
CCATCCTGAACGGCCGTACGGTGGTCTGGACGAGCGACGACGAATCGGTGGCCACCGTGACCAGCGCCGGCCTTATCCGGGGCGTCGGGGCGGGAGAGGCCACCATCACCGCCACCAGCGAAGGAAAGACCGGCAGTGCAACTGTCACTGTGGTGCCGAAGCCGGTCGCCACCGTCACCGTCTCACCCGACGAAGCGACGCTCACGGTCGGCGCAACGCAGCAGCTCACTGCCACGCTGCGCGGCGCCGATGGATCGACCCTTAGCGGGCGTACGGTGACCTGGTCCAGCAGCGACGAGGCCGCCGCCACGGTCGACGGAACCGGCCAGGTCACCGCTGTCACCGCGGGGAAAGCGACGATCACCGCCCGGAGCGAGGGACGCAGCGGTACGGCAACGATCACGGTGACACCCAAGCCGGTGGCCTCGGTGGAGATCTCACCGTCGGCAGCCACCCTGCTGGTCGGCGAAACTCGGCAGTTTGAGGCCCGGGCGCTGGCGAATGACGGCAGCGAGCTGACCGGTCGCGCGGTCACGTGGTCCAGCTCGGCGCCGAACATCGTCGAGATCTCGAATACAGGGCTTGCCACCGCGCGCGCCGCCGGCACCGCTACCATCCGCGCCACCATCGAGGGTCGGGTCGGCACCGCCGCGGTGGCGGTGGGGGTGCAGCCGGTCGCCACCGTCGAAGTAACCCCGACGAATGCCGCGCTGGAGGTCGGGCAGACCCGAACCTTCCAGGCGACCACGCGCGCAGCGAACGGAGCCGTGCTGACGGGGCGCGCCGTTGCCTGGTCCAGCAGCGACGAGACAGTGGCCACGGTCACCAGTGCGGGCCTCGTTCGGGGCGTCGGACCCGGCGAGGCCACGATTTCCGCCACCAGCGAAGGCAAGCGCGGCACCGCGACCGTCACGGTCAACCCGAAACCGGTCGCTACCGTCTCCGTCTCGCCGGACGAAGCCACGCTCACGGTCGGCGCCACACAGCAGCTCAACGCCACCCTGCGCGCCGGGGATGGCTCGGTCCTGAACGGGCGCGCGGTCGCCTGGTCGAGCAGCGACGAAGATGTCGCCACGGTCGACAATAGCGGCCGGGTCACCGCTGTGGCCGCGGGGAAAGCGACCATCACCGCCCGGAGCGAGGGGCGCAGCGGTACGGCGACGATCACCGTCATCCCCAAGCCGGTAGCGACGGTGGAGGTCTCGCCCGACGGAGCCACCCTGCTGGTCGGCGAGAAGCAGCAGTTCAGGGCGCGCGCTCTGGCGAGCGACGGCAGCGAGCTGACCGGTCGCCCGGTCACCTGGTCCAGCTCGGACCCGGACATCGTCGAGATCTCGAGTACCGGCCTGGCCACCGCGCTGGCCGCCGGCGCCGCCACCATCCGCGCCACCATCGAGGGCCGCGTAGGTACGGCGGGCGTGGCGGTGGGCGTTCCGCCAGTCGCCTCGGTAGAAGTCGTCCCCACCACGTTCACGCTGGAGGTCGATGAGACGCGGACCCTCGAGGCGATTACGCGTGCGGCGAACGGGTCCGAGCTGACCGGTCGCACCGTCGTCTGGACCAGCGACGATGAGGCGGTGGCCAGGGTTAGCAGTGAGGGGGTTGTGCGGGCCATGGGACCCGGGGCGACGACGATCACCGCCTCCAGCGAGGGACGAAACGGGACGGCCACGGTGACGGTGGTGCCGAAGCCGGTCGCGACCGTCTCCATCTCACCGGACGAAGCCACACTGATGGTGGGAGAGACGCGGCAGCTCAGCGTTACCCTGCGGGCGAGCGACGGGACGGCGCTCAACGGCCGCGCCGTCGCCTGGTCGAGCGACAGCCCCAATGTCGCCAGGGTGAGCGACACCGGGCTGGTCACAGCCCTGGGACCCGGCGAGGCGCAGATCACGGCGAGCAGCGAGGGACGCAGCGGCACGGCCACGATCACGGTCGCCCCCAGACCGGTCGAGTCAGTGGAGGTCTCGCCATCCTCGGCCACGCTCCAGGTCGGGGAGACCTTGCAGTTCACGGCGAGAGCGCTGGCGCAGGATGGCTCGGAGCTGGCCGGCCGAGCGGTCACCTGGTCGAGCTCCGCGTCGCAGATTCTCGAGGTCTCCGAGGATGGCCTCGCCACCGCGCACCTTCTCGGCGCCGCTACGGTTCGCGCCACGATCGAGGGGAAGGTGGGAAATGCCGGGGTGGCGGTCATCCCGAGGTCCGTCGCCAGCGTGGAGATCACCCCGGCTTCGCTCAGTTTGGAAGTCGGGGACTCAACTCAGCTTGAGGCCACCGCCCTCGATGACAACGGCAGCGAACTCCCCGGTCGAGCGGTGGAGTGGTCCACCAGCGACGAGGCGATCGCGACGGTAAGCACGAGAGGGTTGGTGCGCGGCGTAGCGTCGGGAGAGGCGACCATCACCGCGACCAGCGAGGGGCGGAGCGGCACGGCTTCGATCACGGTCGCTCCGCGGCCAGTGGCCACCGTGGCAGTCCGCCCCTCGGCTGACACCCTGTTCGTCGGCGAGAGCGCGTCATTCACTGCCGAGACGCGCGCAGCAAACGGTGACCTGCTCACGGGACGTCCCGTTGAATGGTCGAGCAGCGATGAAAGCGTGGCGACCGTCGATGACGGCGTGGTGACCGCCCTCTCGGCCGGCACGACCACCATCAACGCCTCCAGCGAGGGACGCAGCGGCACTGCCTCTCTGGGCGTGCTGCTTCCGCCGGCTCGACTGATCATCGTCAGCGGGAATGGTCAGATCGGGCGAAACAACCAGGCCTTGCCGCAGCCCCTGGTGGTTCAAGCCCTGGACACGAACAACGCCCCGGTTCCGGGGGTGACCGTGCGGTGGGGAGCCGACAACGGGAGCATTACTCCCACCGAAGCACGTACCGGCAGCGATGGCACTACCTCGGCCGCGTGGACGCTGGGAGCGGGCTCCCCATTGCCTCGGCAAGCGTGGGCAGAGATCACCGGTCTGCCGCGGGTGGAGTTCACCGTTACATTGGTCCTACCGCTCGGGCAGCAATAGTCCTCATCGAAGCTCACGCTGAGAAAAAATCCTCACGAGCGCCCGGCCGAGACCTGCCACGCCTCTGCTGCAATCCACCTTCGGACTTTATGGATCGGCCGCCACCGTGGAGGATAGGGTCGATCGCCGCAGACCCCGCCTCCTTTGGTCAGCCAGGAGACGCCGAAGGCCACCACCGCAATCGCTTCGAACCAGAAGACGTAGCTCGCGCTGCGTTCGGCGGCCTCGCTGAGGAGAAGCCTGGTGACCGGGATGGCCGCCACGCAGAAGAGCATGACGATGCCGCAGACGCGAAAGATGAAGTTGCGCTGCTCCTTCCACGGGTTCGGCGGAGCGGCGGGATCGGATCGGGTGAAGAGAAAGAGCGACATCCCCGCCAGCAAGATGAAGAACGCCGCCGAAGCGCCGAAGTGGATCCAGCCCACATAGTCGGGGTCCGGGGCGTAGGGGCCGGAGAACAGGGTGATGGAGTCCCGCAGCGGGGTCTCTGCTTCGGGAGCCTCGCGAGGCACCTCGGGAGTCGGGAAGAGAGCGACGAGGAGCGCGGCCACCCCCGCCAGGTTTGCGACCAGGTTGTCGATCTTCTCGTAGCCCTTGTAGCAGATGAGAAAGACGGCGATGGCGCAGACGGTCCCTACGAAGACGTCGCGCATACCGGTATGGAAGTAGGCGCTGATCGAGACCTCGATCACCGCGCGATCCGCGGGCGGCAGCCCCTGGCGAGCAAAGCGGTCGCGCAGGTTCTCCCCGATGACCAGCACGAAGGGTAGAGCCATTCCGATGATGCCGAGCGTCCGCCGCAGGGTTCTGAAATGGATCACCAGGGAGTCGTTCACTCCCCGCAAACCGCTTTCGTCGATCAGGTTCATCGCAGCATTCCACCGTGGCCAGGGTGAGGGACGCACCTGTCCATGACGGGGAAGGATGCCTTCCCCGCCCTCTGCCCTGACCGGGTCGATGCAATGCTATGGCCGGCAAGAGTCCGAAGAGAAACGAAAGCGCCCCGCCGCCTTCCCCGCGGCAGGGCGCTCTAGTGAAGCGGGTATGCCCTGATCACCCCTGGACCGGAACTCGATGCCTCGACACCCGCAGAGCGATAAAACACGCGCGCATGCGCACCGCGTCCCGCCCGCGGCTTCTAGCTTCTAGCTTCTATCAATCATCCCCCACTTCCACTTCCCACCGCCTCCTCCACTTCCGCACACAGCCCGAGCTCCACGTGAGCGAGATAGAACGATTCGGCGACCTTCTCCTCGGGCACACCCAGCACGGTCGCGATCTGGTCGAGGTTCAGCTGCTCGTAGTAGAAGAGCGCCAGCAGGGTACGGTCGGATTCGGAAAGCCGTTGGAGGTCGTACACCATCAGGGTGTGCGGCTTGGCCGACGGCGGAACGGACAGCTCCCTCGTGTGCATCACAGTTGACCTGGGTTCAGTGACCGAGTGCGCTCGCTTCGCGAGCCGCTCGGCGAGGCAGAGCCTGTGCCTTTCCGCGGCCGCTTGTGGTCGCAAACGATAAGCGAGCGACCTACATAGAGTTGCGGGCATCGTCCAATTGCCGTGCGAACTCTCACAAACATCTGTTGGGAGACGTTCTTGCCGTACACCCGGAAGATCCGTCCGGCTCATCTTGCCGACCACCCGAACCATCTTCTAAAAATTTAGTTGACGGCCAGTATGGCCGAGACTACTCTGGATTGAGTTCGATGTGCGGGCTCACCCCCCTGGAGTGAGTCGTGCCGGTTCGTTAACCGACGGTGGCCCTTCCCCGCGCTCCCACCTACGCCAGACAGCCGATGCATTGGATTTTCCGCGTCCTTGTCGCGAGCCTCGCGGCCCTAATCGTCCCTGCCGGCGCTGTGTACGCGCAGGCTACTACAGAGCTTCGAGGAAAAGTCGTGAACGAGGCGGGAGCGCCGGTCACCGGGGCCTCTGTAACCGCCCGGAATATCGCCGACACCACGCGCGTGGTGGGCGGCCTCACCGACCAGACGGGGGGCTTCCGCCTCACCCTCGCCCCCGGCTCGTACCGCTTGCAGGTCACCTACCTCGGGTATCGACCGCATACGCGTGAAATCTCGACGTCGGCCGGCGTGCCTTCGGTCGATCTCGGGTCGATCCAGCTCACTCTTGCCCCTGTGACCCTCGAGGGGCTCGAAGTGCAGGCGGAGACACCGCCGGTTCGTTTCGAACCGGATCGGACGATCTACCTCACCCGCGACATGCCCGCCGTGCAGGGAGGCGTGGCCACCGACGCGCTGCGCAGCGTGCCGGAGCTGGACGTGGACCTCGAGGGGAAGGTAACGCTGCGCGGAGCGAGCCCTCAGATCTTCATCAATGGCCGCCCCACCCCCATGCAGGGAGAGGCACTACAGCAGTTCCTCCAGCAGCTACCGGCCAACCGCATCGACCGCGTGGAGGTGATGCCCAATCCGTCGGCGAAGTTCGAGGCGGAAGGAGCCGGCGGCATCGTGAACATCGTGCTGAAGAAGAACGAGGGGTTGGGGCTGAGCGGCAGCCTTGGGCTCACCGCGGGAACCCGCGGGACCAGCGGCGGGTTCGGCAACCTCGCCTTCCAGGAGGGGCGCGTCACACTGTTCGGGAGCGGCTCGCTGAACTTCTACGAGAGCGAGAACTCCATGTTCGATCTGCGGCAGAACCTCCTGGCCGATCCCATCACCTTCCTTCAACAGGAAGGCGACTTCGGCAACCGCGGGCGCTTCAGCCACGTCGATCTGACCGTCGAGTACCAGCTCACCAGCAAGGCGACGGCATGGACTTCGGTTGCGGGCGGGGGATACGGCTCGGACTCCGACGGACTCACGACCTACACGGAGATGGACGAGCTGATGGCCCCGACCGAGCGCTACAGTCGGAATACCTCCTCCGACTGGCAGAACGACAACTACGATGCTTCCCTCGGGATCAGGCACGTCTTCGAGCAGGGCAAGCACGAGATCTCGGTCGAGGCCAGGCGCAGCCACAACGGCGGCGACACCGACGGGCGATACCTCCGGCAGCAGTTCGCCATCGACGGAGACCCGCTCAGCCTGCCGCCCGAGCTCATGATCGATGACCAGGACGAGGATCAAACGCGCACCTGGCTAAAGGCGGATTACGAACGGGTTTTCGGTGACACCCGCCTTCAGGTAGGCTATCAGGCGAACATTCAGAGCACCGAGAGCCGGCAGCTCCGCGAGACTTTCCTCGGAGAGGCGGAAGCGGAAGCAGTGGAAACCCTGCTGCAGGGCTACGACTACGAGGAGACCTTCCACCAGGGGTACCTCAGCCTCAGCCAGAGCCTGGGCAAGTTCTCGGTGCAACTGGGCGTTCGGGCTGAGCTCGCCAACACCGATTTCCTGGAGCCGACGACCGGTGAGAGCTTCGGGAACGAGTACTCCAGCATCTTCCCGAACGTGAACCTCGGCTACGACCTGGGCGGCGGGAAGCGGCTGGGGCTGAACTATTCCAAGCGGATCCAGCGCCCCTGGGTCTGGTACCTGAACCCGGTGGACTACTCCAGCGATCCCACCACGCGACGGGTCGGCAACCCGGAGCTGAAGCCGCAGTACACGCACTCCTTCGGGGCCGACCTGACCTGGATGGGCACGCTGGGAACTCTACGCTTTGCGCCGTTCTACCGGTCCACGGTGGACAGCTGGGGGCAGATCACCCGTGCCAACGAGGAGGGCGTGCTGACCACGACCTGGGAGAACGTGGCCTCCATGAAGAGCTACGGAGCTCAACTCAGCGCCATGCTCCGGTCCACCGGTCGCCTCAGCGGGAACGTCGGGGTCGGTCTGTTCCGCGAGGACCGCGATGCCAGCAACCTCTCCACCGACTACTCGGGCAAATACTTCCGCTACAACGCGAACGGCAACCTGATGGTGGCGCTCACCGAGACGCTCAACCTGCAGGGGATGCTGTGGTACAACTCGCCGCAGGACCTGCCACAGGGGAGGCGGTCGGCGTTCGTGATGACCGGGATCGGCGCGCGCCTGCAGCTCTTCGACAACAAGGCGACACTGAACCTGCGGGTGGAGGATCCGTTCGAAATGGCGCGTTACGACTTCAAGATGCGCGATCGGACCCACACCCAGATCGCGCGCAACAACTACAGTATGCGGAGCGCCTCGATCAGCCTCTCGTACAACTTCGGGCGCCGCCCCAACTCGGCGCGCCGGCCGAGCATCGACGAGGCCCAGCCGCCCCAGCCGCCGATGGACCCGACGCCGGTGCCGATGCCGTAACGATGAACGACGAATTACGAATTACGAATTACGAATTACGAATGACAAATATTGAATCTTGAATTTTGAATTTTGAATTGACGGCCAAACCGTAGAGGGTTGGTGCAGAGGAAAGTTCTCCGCGCCTTCAGTGGTTCCCCTGTCAGCGCTCTAAAAATTCGTAATCCGTAATCCGTAATCCGTAATCCGTAATCCGTAATCCGTAATCCGTAATTCGTAATTCGTAATTCGGATAACGGATAACGGATATCGGATAACCCCTTCAGTATATGTACACCGCCGTTCCCACCGGCACGCGATAGTACAGGAACTCCAGATCTCCATCGCGCATGCGGATGCAGCCGTGGGTGGAGGCGTTGCCGATGGAGGTCTTGTGGGGCGTGCCGTGGATCATGTAGCCGTCGCCGAGGTCGAGCTTGTAGGCGCCCAGCTCTCCTTCGATTCGCCGGTTGGCAGTCCCATGCGGGGGGATGAAGAGGGTGTCCCCGAAGGCGACCTCCTGGTCCGCGGGCAGGAGCTCGAAACGGCCGTCCGGATAGGCCCGCCCGATCCGGTCGCCGCGGACTACCAGCCGGCTTCCATCCA
Encoded here:
- a CDS encoding Ig-like domain-containing protein, with amino-acid sequence MRDTRTLRFAAALFATLIGACELATESGDPKVASIRVVPPTATVTVDASVQLSAMIEDDSGNPLEGTVHWASEDEAVATVSAAGNVTGVAPGSVRVAASAGGISSLATIQVEPKPVATVTVSPADVTLTVGETEQLEATPRADDGTVLTDRAVAWSSKEPTIVEVNEDGIVTAIAAGSATVTATSEGKTGSATITVNPKPVATVEVSPAGVALLIGETRQFQARALASDGSVLTGRTVAWSSSAPSIVAISGTGLATARAAGTATIRATIEGRVGTAAVAVSLAPVASVEVTPSSATLEIGKTQTLEATTRAADGTILNGRTVVWTSDDESVATVTSAGLIRGVGAGEATITATSEGKTGSATVTVVPKPVATVTVSPDEATLTVGATQQLTATLRGADGSTLSGRTVTWSSSDEAAATVDGTGQVTAVTAGKATITARSEGRSGTATITVTPKPVASVEISPSAATLLVGETRQFEARALANDGSELTGRAVTWSSSAPNIVEISNTGLATARAAGTATIRATIEGRVGTAAVAVGVQPVATVEVTPTNAALEVGQTRTFQATTRAANGAVLTGRAVAWSSSDETVATVTSAGLVRGVGPGEATISATSEGKRGTATVTVNPKPVATVSVSPDEATLTVGATQQLNATLRAGDGSVLNGRAVAWSSSDEDVATVDNSGRVTAVAAGKATITARSEGRSGTATITVIPKPVATVEVSPDGATLLVGEKQQFRARALASDGSELTGRPVTWSSSDPDIVEISSTGLATALAAGAATIRATIEGRVGTAGVAVGVPPVASVEVVPTTFTLEVDETRTLEAITRAANGSELTGRTVVWTSDDEAVARVSSEGVVRAMGPGATTITASSEGRNGTATVTVVPKPVATVSISPDEATLMVGETRQLSVTLRASDGTALNGRAVAWSSDSPNVARVSDTGLVTALGPGEAQITASSEGRSGTATITVAPRPVESVEVSPSSATLQVGETLQFTARALAQDGSELAGRAVTWSSSASQILEVSEDGLATAHLLGAATVRATIEGKVGNAGVAVIPRSVASVEITPASLSLEVGDSTQLEATALDDNGSELPGRAVEWSTSDEAIATVSTRGLVRGVASGEATITATSEGRSGTASITVAPRPVATVAVRPSADTLFVGESASFTAETRAANGDLLTGRPVEWSSSDESVATVDDGVVTALSAGTTTINASSEGRSGTASLGVLLPPARLIIVSGNGQIGRNNQALPQPLVVQALDTNNAPVPGVTVRWGADNGSITPTEARTGSDGTTSAAWTLGAGSPLPRQAWAEITGLPRVEFTVTLVLPLGQQ
- a CDS encoding TonB-dependent receptor; amino-acid sequence: MHWIFRVLVASLAALIVPAGAVYAQATTELRGKVVNEAGAPVTGASVTARNIADTTRVVGGLTDQTGGFRLTLAPGSYRLQVTYLGYRPHTREISTSAGVPSVDLGSIQLTLAPVTLEGLEVQAETPPVRFEPDRTIYLTRDMPAVQGGVATDALRSVPELDVDLEGKVTLRGASPQIFINGRPTPMQGEALQQFLQQLPANRIDRVEVMPNPSAKFEAEGAGGIVNIVLKKNEGLGLSGSLGLTAGTRGTSGGFGNLAFQEGRVTLFGSGSLNFYESENSMFDLRQNLLADPITFLQQEGDFGNRGRFSHVDLTVEYQLTSKATAWTSVAGGGYGSDSDGLTTYTEMDELMAPTERYSRNTSSDWQNDNYDASLGIRHVFEQGKHEISVEARRSHNGGDTDGRYLRQQFAIDGDPLSLPPELMIDDQDEDQTRTWLKADYERVFGDTRLQVGYQANIQSTESRQLRETFLGEAEAEAVETLLQGYDYEETFHQGYLSLSQSLGKFSVQLGVRAELANTDFLEPTTGESFGNEYSSIFPNVNLGYDLGGGKRLGLNYSKRIQRPWVWYLNPVDYSSDPTTRRVGNPELKPQYTHSFGADLTWMGTLGTLRFAPFYRSTVDSWGQITRANEEGVLTTTWENVASMKSYGAQLSAMLRSTGRLSGNVGVGLFREDRDASNLSTDYSGKYFRYNANGNLMVALTETLNLQGMLWYNSPQDLPQGRRSAFVMTGIGARLQLFDNKATLNLRVEDPFEMARYDFKMRDRTHTQIARNNYSMRSASISLSYNFGRRPNSARRPSIDEAQPPQPPMDPTPVPMP
- a CDS encoding sigma factor-like helix-turn-helix DNA-binding protein: MHTRELSVPPSAKPHTLMVYDLQRLSESDRTLLALFYYEQLNLDQIATVLGVPEEKVAESFYLAHVELGLCAEVEEAVGSGSGG